In Prosthecodimorpha staleyi, the following are encoded in one genomic region:
- a CDS encoding SH3 domain-containing protein, translating into MDWGWLRALCAIGLVAGLASALQTADPPPPRAAETELSGFDWSTVEVDPDYVPGPWRMAHRPVAVATAERRPAAAENDGGGRQGAHSVTADRVALRTAPSLRGQVLLRFDRGAEVMVLRRRGTWAFVQEAGGTRQGWIFGRYLGPTRDGSEDADPTAEAKADS; encoded by the coding sequence ATGGATTGGGGATGGTTGCGCGCGCTTTGCGCGATCGGACTGGTCGCCGGATTGGCATCCGCCCTGCAGACGGCCGACCCGCCGCCCCCGCGCGCCGCGGAAACCGAACTGTCCGGCTTCGACTGGAGCACCGTCGAGGTGGATCCGGACTATGTGCCGGGTCCCTGGCGCATGGCGCACCGACCGGTCGCCGTCGCAACGGCCGAGCGCCGCCCCGCCGCAGCCGAGAACGACGGCGGCGGCCGTCAAGGCGCACACTCCGTGACCGCCGACCGGGTCGCGCTGCGGACCGCGCCGAGCCTCCGGGGCCAGGTCCTGCTGCGCTTCGATCGCGGGGCGGAGGTGATGGTGCTTCGCCGGCGCGGCACCTGGGCCTTCGTGCAGGAGGCGGGCGGCACACGCCAGGGCTGGATCTTCGGCCGCTATCTCGGCCCGACCCGCGACGGGTCCGAGGACGCGGACCCGACCGCCGAAGCAAAGGCCGACAGTTGA
- a CDS encoding sarcosine oxidase subunit delta, with protein sequence MLLIPCPWCGPRPEGEFVNLGEAVPPRPADPAALADGEWVDTLVMRANLRGPHAERWWHQRSCGRIFAIERDTLTHALHPLDPEARP encoded by the coding sequence ATGCTGCTCATCCCCTGTCCCTGGTGCGGCCCGCGGCCGGAGGGCGAATTCGTCAATCTCGGCGAGGCCGTGCCGCCGCGCCCCGCCGACCCTGCAGCGCTCGCCGACGGCGAGTGGGTCGACACGCTGGTCATGCGCGCCAATCTGCGCGGGCCGCATGCCGAGCGCTGGTGGCACCAGCGCAGCTGCGGGCGCATCTTCGCCATCGAGCGTGACACGCTGACCCACGCCCTCCACCCGCTCGATCCGGAGGCCCGCCCGTGA
- a CDS encoding carboxymuconolactone decarboxylase family protein: MNAVVPLDPQSADGKVADLLGAVAKSLGAVPNLFRVAAQSPAALEGLLALSTALRTGRLSGRTREALALTVAELNGCDYCLSAHALLGKGAGLTDTDIDAARHGRSSDAERQAALDLAAAVVRTRGRVAEADLSRARQAGLDDGRIVEIVAQVALNTFTNYLNLVARTEIDFPVVKTLPRQAA, encoded by the coding sequence ATGAATGCCGTTGTCCCCCTCGATCCCCAGTCCGCCGACGGCAAGGTCGCCGATCTGCTGGGCGCCGTTGCCAAGAGCCTCGGTGCTGTGCCGAACCTGTTCCGCGTCGCCGCGCAGTCGCCGGCCGCGCTCGAGGGTCTGCTCGCGCTGTCGACGGCCCTGCGCACCGGCCGGCTGTCCGGCCGCACCCGCGAGGCGCTCGCCCTGACGGTCGCGGAACTGAACGGCTGCGACTACTGCCTGTCCGCGCATGCGCTGCTCGGCAAGGGAGCCGGCTTGACCGATACCGACATCGACGCGGCCCGTCACGGCCGGTCCTCCGATGCCGAACGGCAGGCCGCGCTCGACCTCGCTGCCGCGGTGGTGCGGACGCGTGGCCGCGTCGCCGAAGCCGACCTGTCGCGTGCCCGTCAGGCCGGGCTGGATGACGGCCGCATCGTCGAGATCGTCGCTCAGGTCGCGCTCAACACCTTCACCAACTACCTGAACCTGGTCGCCCGCACCGAGATCGACTTCCCGGTCGTGAAGACGCTGCCCCGGCAGGCGGCCTGA
- a CDS encoding 2Fe-2S iron-sulfur cluster-binding protein — MTATRLPAGGLIDRSRPIAFRFDGMALSGYAGDTLAAALLASDVAVVGRSFKLHRPRGVFGAGIDDPNTTVSRLAPRPATNLRATTTPIEEGAAYRSVGTWPNARRDLGAVAGAFGRLLPAGFYYKTFMAPNWHLFEPFIRAAAGLGRVPEDAWEPVSESRFGDCDLLVVGAGPAGLAAALAGARAGLRTILADDGEWPGGRLLDEGPAARAWIDATVAELDSLHTLRRMPRSTVWGHHEQGFVSLLERAPADAPDLDFRHWKLRAGAIVVAAGAFERSIAFADNDRPGVMLASAAAHYLGRYAVRPGADVLVFANNDAGYGPAFALAAAGAKVRIADARDTIDATLARSAASAGIDLRAGSAVERALGRSRVAGAILKGPGGRIEQVACDLIAVAGGWNPAFHLASHSRRVRSVWNEALATFTAGDCPSDIVVVGAARGSFATEDCVREGWQAAAAIAAGLGRTAGPVAPPEGMEAPVARAVAPLFLVPPAKPGAKLFVDLANDVTTADLGLALREGYRSIELVKRYTTAGMGIDQGKTGNVSVIAVVGALTGAAPGDVGTTTFRPPYAPVEFGAIAGARAEARLYPWRNTPLADWHLAAGAVMYEAGLRWQRPGYYPRAGEDYRAAAAREARVVREAVGVYDGTPLGRFRLKGPDVPALLDLVYVNDFASLAPGRGRYGIMLTDDGLILDDGVTFRLDETHWLLHSSTGAADRVHLHLEQILQVHRPDWRVSLIPVPSQWANATLCGPRARDVLAALQPDFDIAPAALPFMATVEGRVGGLPVRVCRVSWTGELSFELNTPARHAVELWQRIMAAGAPFGITPVGSEANHILRVEAGYISTGHEVDGTADVIDLGLGGMVSKRKTDFIGKRSMELRRRLDPERFELVGLLPADPARLVPEGAPLTPGGAKTDQEGFVSACVASVALGRVVGLGLLKRGRARLGETVHVRVRDEIVPLTVVPPVFHDADRARVKS; from the coding sequence GTGACGGCGACGCGCCTTCCCGCCGGCGGGCTGATCGACCGTTCGCGTCCGATCGCCTTCCGCTTCGACGGCATGGCCCTGTCCGGCTATGCGGGCGATACGCTCGCCGCCGCGCTGCTTGCCAGCGATGTCGCCGTGGTCGGCCGGAGCTTCAAGCTGCACCGGCCGCGCGGCGTCTTCGGCGCCGGCATCGACGATCCCAACACCACCGTCAGCCGACTCGCCCCGCGCCCCGCCACCAACCTGCGCGCCACCACCACGCCGATCGAGGAAGGCGCCGCGTATCGCAGCGTCGGCACCTGGCCGAATGCGCGCCGCGATCTCGGCGCGGTCGCGGGTGCCTTCGGCCGCCTGCTGCCGGCCGGCTTCTACTACAAGACCTTCATGGCGCCGAACTGGCACCTGTTCGAGCCCTTCATCCGCGCCGCAGCCGGGCTCGGCCGCGTGCCGGAAGACGCCTGGGAGCCGGTCTCGGAAAGCCGCTTCGGGGATTGCGACCTGCTCGTGGTCGGCGCCGGCCCGGCCGGCCTCGCCGCGGCGCTGGCCGGTGCGCGCGCCGGGCTCCGCACCATCCTGGCCGACGACGGCGAGTGGCCCGGCGGCAGGCTCCTGGACGAAGGCCCGGCGGCGCGCGCCTGGATCGACGCGACGGTCGCGGAACTCGACAGCCTCCACACTCTGCGCCGGATGCCGCGATCGACCGTCTGGGGCCATCACGAGCAGGGCTTCGTCTCGCTCCTGGAGCGCGCGCCGGCCGACGCGCCGGATCTCGACTTCCGCCACTGGAAGCTGCGCGCCGGCGCGATCGTGGTCGCCGCCGGCGCCTTCGAGCGGTCGATCGCCTTCGCCGACAACGATCGCCCCGGCGTGATGCTGGCCTCGGCCGCAGCGCACTATCTCGGCCGATACGCGGTGCGGCCGGGCGCCGACGTCCTGGTCTTCGCCAACAACGATGCCGGCTACGGCCCGGCCTTCGCCCTGGCCGCGGCCGGTGCGAAGGTCCGCATCGCGGACGCACGCGACACGATCGACGCGACGCTCGCCCGCTCGGCGGCTTCGGCGGGGATCGATCTCAGAGCCGGCAGCGCGGTCGAACGCGCGCTCGGACGATCCCGCGTCGCCGGCGCCATCCTGAAGGGACCGGGCGGCCGGATCGAGCAGGTCGCCTGCGATCTGATCGCGGTTGCCGGTGGCTGGAATCCGGCCTTCCATCTTGCCTCGCACTCCCGGCGCGTGCGCTCGGTCTGGAACGAGGCGCTGGCGACCTTCACGGCCGGGGACTGCCCCTCCGACATCGTCGTCGTCGGCGCCGCGCGCGGCAGCTTCGCGACGGAAGATTGCGTGCGCGAGGGCTGGCAGGCCGCGGCCGCCATCGCCGCCGGTCTCGGCCGCACGGCCGGCCCCGTCGCCCCGCCGGAGGGCATGGAGGCGCCGGTGGCGCGTGCGGTCGCACCGCTGTTCTTGGTGCCGCCGGCGAAGCCCGGCGCCAAGCTGTTCGTCGATCTCGCCAACGACGTGACCACGGCCGATCTCGGCCTCGCTCTGCGCGAGGGCTACCGGTCGATCGAACTGGTCAAGCGCTACACCACCGCCGGCATGGGCATCGACCAGGGCAAGACCGGCAATGTCTCGGTCATCGCCGTGGTCGGCGCCCTGACCGGGGCGGCGCCCGGCGATGTCGGCACCACCACCTTCCGCCCGCCCTATGCGCCGGTCGAGTTCGGCGCCATCGCGGGCGCACGCGCCGAGGCGCGGCTCTATCCCTGGCGCAACACGCCGCTCGCCGACTGGCATCTCGCCGCCGGCGCGGTCATGTACGAGGCCGGCCTGCGCTGGCAGCGGCCGGGCTACTATCCGCGCGCCGGGGAGGACTACCGCGCTGCCGCCGCGCGCGAGGCCCGCGTGGTGCGCGAGGCGGTCGGCGTCTATGACGGCACCCCGCTCGGCCGCTTCCGCCTCAAGGGCCCGGACGTGCCGGCCCTGCTCGATCTCGTCTATGTCAACGACTTCGCCAGCCTCGCGCCCGGCCGCGGCCGCTACGGCATCATGCTGACCGACGACGGGCTGATCCTCGACGACGGCGTCACGTTCCGGCTCGACGAAACCCACTGGCTGCTGCATTCCTCGACCGGCGCGGCCGACCGGGTGCATCTGCATCTCGAACAGATCCTGCAGGTTCACCGGCCGGACTGGCGCGTGTCGCTGATCCCGGTCCCCTCGCAATGGGCCAATGCCACGCTGTGCGGGCCGCGCGCCCGCGACGTGCTGGCCGCCCTGCAGCCGGATTTCGACATCGCCCCCGCCGCGCTGCCCTTCATGGCGACCGTCGAGGGCCGCGTCGGCGGGCTGCCGGTGCGCGTCTGCCGGGTCAGTTGGACCGGCGAACTGAGTTTCGAGCTGAACACCCCGGCCCGCCACGCCGTCGAACTCTGGCAGCGGATCATGGCCGCGGGGGCGCCTTTCGGCATCACGCCGGTCGGCTCGGAGGCGAACCACATCCTGCGCGTCGAGGCCGGCTACATCTCGACCGGCCACGAGGTCGACGGCACCGCGGACGTGATCGATCTCGGCCTCGGCGGCATGGTCTCGAAACGCAAGACGGACTTCATCGGCAAGCGCTCGATGGAGCTGCGCCGCCGGCTCGATCCGGAGCGCTTCGAACTGGTCGGGCTGCTGCCGGCCGATCCGGCCCGGCTGGTGCCGGAGGGCGCGCCGCTGACGCCCGGCGGCGCGAAGACCGACCAGGAGGGTTTCGTCTCCGCCTGCGTCGCGAGCGTCGCGCTCGGCCGCGTCGTCGGGCTCGGGCTCCTGAAGCGCGGGCGCGCGCGGCTCGGCGAGACGGTTCATGTCCGCGTCCGCGACGAGATCGTGCCGCTGACGGTTGTGCCGCCTGTGTTCCACGATGCCGACCGGGCGAGGGTCAAGTCATGA
- a CDS encoding calcium/sodium antiporter, whose translation MLTYGALLAGLICAGLGGELFVRGTVGLSIAARIPPGIVAATIAAFATSSPELTVAIASALDGTPEISLGDALGSNVVNVALILALAILIAPLRVDRSVLKRDFPAALTVSVLIGALLYDGTLSRLDAAFLLLAFFAWLVAVLFEVRKARSAAPQVLGETKLGRAVVESAVGLGLLILAGRLIVYGATGIAATFGLSEFVIGATIVAIGTSVPELATAIISRLRGHDEVGLGTILGSNIFNGLFVVGVAAGIAPITVSPASAAIPLGLGMVSLALVFPPRSNMLDRWRGGLLVAVYLAYVLATLQAPAH comes from the coding sequence ATGCTCACTTACGGTGCTCTGCTGGCGGGATTGATCTGCGCCGGCCTGGGAGGCGAACTGTTCGTGCGCGGCACGGTCGGGCTCTCGATCGCGGCGCGCATCCCGCCGGGCATCGTGGCGGCGACCATCGCGGCCTTTGCCACATCGAGCCCGGAACTGACGGTCGCCATCGCCTCAGCCCTGGACGGGACGCCGGAGATCTCACTGGGCGACGCCCTCGGCAGCAATGTCGTGAACGTCGCCCTGATCCTCGCGCTCGCCATTCTGATCGCACCCCTGCGGGTCGACCGATCGGTCCTCAAGCGGGATTTTCCGGCGGCGCTGACCGTGTCGGTGCTGATCGGCGCCCTGCTTTATGACGGCACGCTCTCGCGCCTCGACGCCGCCTTCCTGCTGCTCGCCTTCTTCGCCTGGCTGGTCGCCGTCCTGTTCGAAGTGCGCAAGGCACGATCCGCCGCCCCGCAGGTCCTTGGCGAAACCAAGCTTGGACGCGCGGTCGTCGAAAGCGCCGTCGGTCTCGGCCTTCTGATCCTGGCCGGCCGGTTGATCGTCTACGGGGCGACAGGCATCGCGGCGACCTTCGGTCTCAGCGAGTTCGTCATCGGGGCCACCATCGTGGCCATCGGCACCTCCGTCCCCGAACTGGCCACGGCGATCATCTCCCGCCTGCGCGGGCATGACGAGGTCGGCCTCGGCACGATCCTCGGCAGCAACATCTTCAACGGGCTGTTCGTCGTCGGTGTGGCGGCCGGCATCGCCCCGATCACCGTATCGCCGGCATCGGCCGCGATCCCGCTCGGGCTCGGCATGGTCTCGCTGGCGCTCGTCTTTCCGCCCCGCTCCAACATGCTCGACCGCTGGCGGGGCGGCCTGCTGGTGGCCGTCTATCTCGCCTATGTCCTGGCGACCCTCCAGGCGCCCGCCCACTGA
- a CDS encoding alanine racemase, whose amino-acid sequence MTPSVSDTMIGAAALNRDLVDVAGGRTRLETPAAVLDLDLFEANMARMGAACAAAGVALRPHAKSHKCAEIARRQIAAGALGVCCAKPGELLALHAAGIDDLLLSAPVASARKIDALARAAAAGARIDLVVERPDLAQAYAAAARRHGTRFGALVDLDTGLKRSGVADPAAAVAIATAIAAEDTLVYRGVQAYHGRMQHIDGFAERRAVGTDVNGVLAALIEALAAAGFAPPIVSGGGTGSFAIDGAAGILTEIQAGSYVFMDEGYASVDSTGAGRSDFAPALRIAVTVIGHSSAGFAITDGGSKSFALDGPAPRVFLDGREIGRIEWCGDEFGRILPANSGAPLAVGTVVECTVPHCDPTINLHDWLHVCQGDRLVAQWPVEARGRSD is encoded by the coding sequence GTGACCCCATCGGTATCCGACACCATGATCGGCGCGGCTGCGCTCAACCGTGACCTCGTCGATGTCGCCGGCGGCCGGACCCGGCTGGAGACGCCGGCGGCCGTGCTCGACCTCGACCTGTTCGAGGCCAACATGGCGCGCATGGGCGCGGCCTGCGCGGCGGCGGGCGTGGCGCTTCGGCCGCATGCCAAGTCGCACAAATGCGCCGAAATCGCCCGCCGCCAGATCGCCGCCGGCGCGCTCGGTGTCTGCTGCGCCAAGCCCGGCGAACTGCTCGCCTTGCACGCGGCCGGCATCGACGACCTGCTCCTGTCCGCTCCGGTCGCCAGTGCCCGCAAGATCGATGCGCTCGCCCGTGCGGCAGCGGCCGGCGCCCGCATCGACCTCGTCGTCGAGCGGCCGGACCTCGCCCAGGCTTATGCCGCAGCGGCCCGCCGCCACGGCACTCGCTTCGGCGCGCTGGTCGACCTCGATACCGGGCTGAAGCGCAGCGGCGTCGCCGATCCGGCGGCCGCGGTAGCGATCGCGACCGCGATCGCCGCGGAGGACACGCTGGTCTACCGCGGCGTGCAGGCCTATCACGGCCGGATGCAGCATATCGACGGCTTCGCCGAACGGCGCGCGGTCGGCACGGACGTGAACGGCGTGCTGGCGGCGCTGATCGAGGCGCTGGCCGCGGCCGGCTTCGCGCCGCCCATCGTCAGCGGCGGCGGCACGGGAAGTTTCGCCATCGACGGGGCGGCCGGCATCCTGACCGAGATCCAGGCCGGGTCCTATGTGTTCATGGACGAGGGCTATGCCTCGGTCGACAGCACCGGCGCGGGCCGTTCGGATTTCGCGCCGGCCCTGCGCATCGCCGTGACGGTGATCGGCCATTCCTCCGCCGGCTTCGCCATCACGGACGGCGGCAGCAAGAGCTTCGCGCTCGACGGGCCGGCGCCGCGCGTGTTCCTCGACGGCCGCGAGATCGGCCGGATCGAATGGTGCGGCGACGAGTTCGGCCGCATCCTGCCGGCGAACAGCGGCGCGCCGCTTGCCGTCGGCACCGTGGTCGAGTGCACCGTCCCGCATTGCGACCCGACCATCAACCTGCACGACTGGCTGCATGTCTGCCAGGGCGACCGGCTCGTCGCGCAGTGGCCGGTCGAGGCGCGCGGCCGCTCGGACTGA
- a CDS encoding FAD-dependent oxidoreductase — protein sequence MQRYSIYSLVRNALTHHEEWQRAWRSPPLKPCYQIVIVGAGGHGLSTAYHLAKEHGLTDVAVLEKGWLGGGNTARNTHTIRSNYIRDVSIRFHDVSVKLYEQMSRELNFNILFSQRSMIDLIQSFGKLRDLRRRSLAMALHGPRYQLISVDELQRRIPAMGSLDRVRLPPLAGMVHPEAAMARHDAVAWSYARAADARGVEIHQHTEVTGFTRGPDGAVTGVETNRGTVRADIVALATAGSTSDVARRAGLSLPLVTRNLQAFVSEPVKPLIDVIVNCPDVGLYLMQSDKGEIVIGGGTDPYPSYRQGSHFATFEDTVASLVELFPRFKALKMLRQWGGAIEFAYDASPIISKTDLPGLLVSTGWYGGFKSIPVGGLTFAHLIATGTPHPLAEAFGLDRFTGLKFLLEAGTVAQR from the coding sequence ATGCAGCGATACTCAATATATTCACTGGTACGCAACGCGCTGACCCACCATGAGGAGTGGCAGCGCGCGTGGCGCAGCCCGCCGCTGAAGCCGTGCTACCAGATCGTCATCGTCGGCGCCGGCGGTCACGGTCTGTCGACCGCCTACCATCTCGCCAAGGAACATGGGCTGACCGATGTCGCCGTGCTCGAAAAGGGCTGGCTCGGCGGCGGCAACACGGCGCGCAATACCCACACGATCCGCTCGAACTACATCCGCGACGTCAGCATCCGCTTCCACGATGTCTCGGTGAAGCTCTACGAGCAGATGTCGCGCGAACTGAACTTCAACATCCTGTTCAGCCAGCGCAGCATGATCGACCTGATCCAGAGCTTCGGCAAGCTGCGCGACCTGCGCCGGCGCTCGCTCGCCATGGCACTGCACGGGCCGCGATATCAGCTGATCTCGGTCGACGAGCTGCAGCGGCGCATTCCCGCCATGGGCTCGCTCGACCGCGTCCGCCTGCCGCCGCTCGCCGGCATGGTGCATCCGGAAGCCGCCATGGCGCGGCATGATGCGGTCGCGTGGTCCTATGCGCGCGCCGCCGATGCGCGCGGCGTCGAGATCCACCAGCATACCGAGGTGACCGGCTTCACCCGCGGCCCCGACGGCGCCGTCACCGGGGTCGAGACCAACCGCGGCACGGTCCGCGCCGACATCGTTGCGCTCGCCACCGCCGGCAGCACCAGCGACGTGGCCCGGCGTGCAGGCCTGTCGCTGCCGCTGGTCACCCGCAACCTCCAGGCCTTCGTGTCCGAGCCGGTCAAGCCGCTGATCGACGTGATCGTCAACTGCCCGGATGTCGGCCTCTATCTGATGCAGTCCGACAAGGGCGAGATCGTCATCGGCGGCGGCACGGATCCCTATCCGTCCTATCGGCAGGGCAGCCACTTCGCCACCTTCGAGGACACGGTGGCCTCGCTGGTCGAGCTGTTCCCGCGCTTCAAGGCCTTGAAGATGCTGCGCCAATGGGGCGGGGCGATCGAGTTCGCCTATGACGCCAGCCCGATCATCTCGAAGACCGACCTGCCCGGGCTCCTGGTCAGCACCGGCTGGTATGGCGGCTTCAAGTCGATCCCGGTCGGCGGCCTGACCTTCGCGCATCTGATCGCCACCGGCACCCCCCATCCGCTGGCCGAAGCCTTCGGGCTCGACCGCTTCACCGGCCTGAAGTTCCTGCTCGAGGCGGGAACCGTGGCGCAACGCTGA
- a CDS encoding LysR family transcriptional regulator, producing the protein MDRIDAMRAFVRTVDDGGLAAAARRLGRSPAAVTRAIAFLEEEVGARLIRRTTRSSGPTEAGERFLDSCRRILADFDEATALAAGERAVPRGVLTVTGPLVFGRRHVRPVLDAFLDLHPTVQGRLMLLDRVVNLIDEGVDAAIRIGHLPDSSLITTRIGHIRRVLCASPAFLAAHPPIRHPEDLAALPVIHFGQIHDARGWSFATPAGAITVPVQPRLTVNGAEAAIESAIDGRGVTAVLSYQIADALRDGRLTLLLESFEPPPLPVHLIYPEARLVAAKVRAFVDFAVPRLRALPVYA; encoded by the coding sequence ATGGACCGGATCGATGCCATGCGGGCCTTTGTGCGAACGGTCGACGACGGCGGATTGGCCGCCGCGGCGCGCCGTCTCGGCCGATCTCCGGCCGCGGTGACGCGGGCCATCGCCTTTCTGGAGGAGGAGGTCGGCGCCCGTCTCATCCGGCGGACCACGCGCAGTTCAGGCCCGACCGAAGCCGGCGAACGCTTCCTCGACAGCTGCCGGCGGATCCTGGCGGATTTCGACGAAGCCACGGCTCTGGCCGCCGGCGAGCGGGCGGTTCCGCGCGGCGTGCTGACCGTGACGGGTCCTCTGGTGTTCGGGCGCCGCCACGTGCGGCCGGTCCTGGATGCCTTCCTGGACCTGCATCCGACCGTGCAGGGCCGGCTGATGCTGCTCGACCGGGTCGTCAATCTGATCGACGAAGGCGTCGATGCCGCGATCCGGATCGGGCATCTGCCGGATTCGAGCCTGATCACGACGCGGATCGGACATATCCGCCGCGTGCTCTGCGCCAGCCCGGCCTTTCTGGCCGCGCATCCGCCGATCCGTCATCCCGAGGATCTCGCCGCGCTCCCGGTGATCCATTTCGGGCAGATCCACGACGCCCGGGGATGGAGCTTCGCGACGCCGGCCGGCGCGATCACGGTCCCGGTTCAGCCCCGGCTGACGGTGAACGGCGCGGAGGCCGCCATCGAGTCGGCCATCGACGGCCGAGGGGTGACCGCCGTGCTCTCCTATCAGATCGCCGACGCCCTTCGCGACGGCCGGCTGACTTTGCTCCTGGAGAGTTTCGAGCCGCCGCCCCTGCCTGTCCACCTGATCTATCCCGAGGCGCGGCTCGTCGCCGCCAAGGTGCGCGCTTTCGTCGATTTCGCCGTGCCGCGCCTGCGTGCCCTGCCGGTCTACGCCTGA
- a CDS encoding pyridoxamine 5'-phosphate oxidase family protein, translated as MIPSTCDVAFTPSVKAEQARRGSRRHYADYEARGGFEADLSSFPCAFLERIDTAFLGTVNADGQPYIQHRGGPRGFIRILDDATLAFAERRGNRQYISTGNLADNPKAFLFLIDYETRSRIKVWGRARFTDDIAAHAQALGIDPDDLDIERVLIFEVVAWEANCPKYIPRKLDAGAVMTAVEALRARIGTLEAENRHLASLLALQS; from the coding sequence ATGATCCCGTCAACCTGCGATGTGGCCTTCACCCCGTCGGTCAAGGCCGAACAGGCGCGCCGCGGCTCGCGCCGGCACTATGCGGACTACGAGGCGCGCGGCGGCTTCGAGGCCGATCTGTCGAGCTTTCCGTGCGCCTTCCTGGAGCGGATCGACACCGCCTTCCTCGGCACCGTCAACGCCGACGGCCAGCCCTATATTCAGCATCGCGGCGGGCCGCGCGGCTTCATCCGCATCCTCGACGATGCGACCTTGGCCTTCGCCGAACGGCGCGGGAACCGGCAATATATCTCGACCGGCAATCTCGCCGACAATCCGAAGGCCTTCCTGTTCCTGATCGACTACGAGACGCGTTCGCGCATCAAGGTCTGGGGGCGGGCGCGCTTCACCGACGACATCGCCGCGCATGCGCAGGCGCTCGGCATCGATCCGGACGATTTGGATATCGAACGGGTCCTGATCTTCGAGGTCGTCGCCTGGGAGGCGAATTGCCCGAAGTATATTCCCCGCAAGCTGGACGCCGGGGCGGTGATGACCGCCGTCGAGGCGCTGCGGGCGCGGATCGGCACGCTGGAGGCGGAGAACCGGCACCTGGCCAGCCTGCTGGCGCTGCAATCGTGA